The Streptomyces phaeolivaceus genome has a window encoding:
- a CDS encoding DUF1684 domain-containing protein yields MTVQDSARDSAQDTTQDTTADAVFSRDWQEWHTGQEARLADPHGFLAITGLHWLGDEPRRFPDAPGAWSTGPDGVVVVLDERDARTAGDEGADLVVDGTPVRGEYRFGVLPERGGVNAVWGDAVIEVARRGGHDIVRPRHPNAPLRTAFTGTPAYAPHPRWAVTGRYTAFDTPRPTTVGAAVEGLEHVYDAPGRVEFELDGRPLALTAFPGHGPGNLLVLFTDATSGVTTYAANRALALAPPAEDGTVLLDFNRATNLPCAYTDLATCPLPPAENRLPVAIEAGQKLPRERGGS; encoded by the coding sequence ATGACCGTTCAGGACAGCGCTCGGGACAGCGCTCAGGACACCACTCAGGACACCACCGCGGACGCCGTGTTCAGCCGCGACTGGCAGGAGTGGCACACCGGGCAGGAGGCCCGGCTCGCCGACCCGCACGGCTTCCTCGCCATCACCGGCCTGCACTGGCTCGGCGACGAGCCGCGGCGCTTCCCCGACGCTCCGGGCGCCTGGTCGACCGGACCCGACGGGGTCGTCGTGGTCCTCGACGAGCGCGACGCACGTACGGCGGGTGACGAGGGCGCGGACCTGGTCGTGGACGGCACCCCCGTCCGAGGCGAGTACCGCTTCGGGGTGCTGCCGGAGCGCGGCGGGGTCAACGCGGTCTGGGGCGACGCCGTGATCGAGGTGGCCAGGCGCGGCGGCCACGACATCGTCCGCCCCCGCCACCCGAACGCCCCGCTGCGCACCGCGTTCACGGGTACGCCCGCCTACGCCCCGCACCCCCGCTGGGCGGTGACCGGCCGCTACACGGCCTTCGACACGCCCAGGCCGACGACGGTGGGCGCGGCGGTCGAGGGCCTTGAGCATGTGTACGACGCTCCGGGCCGGGTCGAGTTCGAACTCGACGGACGCCCCCTGGCCCTCACCGCGTTCCCCGGTCACGGTCCCGGCAACCTGCTGGTGCTGTTCACCGACGCGACCTCCGGGGTCACCACGTACGCCGCCAACCGGGCCCTCGCCCTCGCGCCGCCCGCCGAGGACGGCACGGTCCTCCTGGACTTCAACCGCGCGACGAACCTGCCGTGCGCCTACACCGACCTGGCCACCTGCCCGCTGCCCCCGGCCGAGAACCGCCTGCCGGTGGCGATCGAGGCCGGGCAGAAGCTCCCCCGAGAGCGGGGCGGTTCCTGA
- a CDS encoding ABC transporter permease encodes MTGAALAPAPAVPPGIGPGAGRRPELRRALRFFVRRPGLLVSLLVVVLVVLAAFGPGLFTAKDPLHGVPTENFRGPSGAHWFGTDELGRDLFARVVHGAQLSLKATLIAVAVAFVVGGLLGLLAGFVGRWVDDVLMRFVDVLLSIPALFLSLALVTALGYGTVKVAVAVGAAGVAGFARVTRAEVLRVRQAVYVEASRSCGARWYSVLGRHVLPNAVGPVLVLATLEFGTAVLAVSSLSFLGYGAPPPAPEWGTLISDGRNYLGNAWWLTALPGLVIAATVLATNRVARALDGEWGRQR; translated from the coding sequence GGCCCGGGTGCCGGGCGGCGGCCCGAACTCCGGCGCGCCCTGCGGTTCTTCGTGCGCCGGCCCGGTCTGCTGGTCTCGCTCCTGGTCGTGGTCCTCGTGGTGCTGGCGGCGTTCGGGCCGGGGCTGTTCACGGCGAAGGACCCCCTGCACGGAGTGCCGACGGAGAACTTCCGCGGCCCGAGCGGTGCGCACTGGTTCGGCACCGACGAACTCGGACGCGACCTGTTCGCCCGGGTGGTGCACGGCGCCCAACTGTCGCTGAAGGCCACGCTCATCGCGGTCGCGGTCGCCTTCGTGGTCGGCGGTCTGCTCGGCCTGCTCGCCGGGTTCGTGGGCCGCTGGGTCGACGACGTGCTGATGCGTTTCGTCGACGTACTGCTGTCGATCCCGGCGCTGTTCCTGTCCCTGGCCCTGGTCACGGCGCTCGGCTACGGGACGGTCAAGGTGGCGGTCGCGGTCGGTGCGGCAGGGGTCGCCGGCTTCGCCCGGGTGACACGCGCGGAGGTGCTGCGGGTCCGGCAGGCGGTCTATGTCGAGGCGTCGCGCTCGTGCGGGGCCCGCTGGTACTCGGTGCTCGGCCGCCATGTGCTGCCCAACGCGGTGGGCCCGGTCCTCGTCCTGGCCACCCTCGAATTCGGCACCGCGGTCCTCGCCGTGTCCTCCCTCAGCTTCCTCGGCTACGGGGCACCGCCGCCCGCACCGGAGTGGGGCACGCTCATCTCAGACGGCCGCAACTACCTCGGCAACGCGTGGTGGCTCACCGCGCTGCCCGGCCTGGTGATCGCCGCGACCGTGCTCGCCACCAACCGCGTCGCGCGAGCGCTCGACGGCGAATGGGGCCGACAGCGATGA
- a CDS encoding dipeptide ABC transporter ATP-binding protein, which produces MTTTPAAAPTSEPLLEVRGLSVSYRTRGGTVQAVRGVDLDVWPGQVTAVVGESGSGKSTTAHAIVRLLAANGGIDAGTVRFGGHDLTTLSERELRTVRGARIGLVPQDPTVSLNPVKRVGEQVAEVLRIHGPATRRSAPVDAIAILERAGMPDAATRARQYPHELSGGMRQRALIAIAIAGGPRLIVADEPTSALDVTVQRVILDHLQHLTEESGTAVLLVTHDLGVAADRAQRIVVMSEGRVVEAGPTRDILDDPRHEYTRRLLASAPSPTTARPRATVTTPPTAPEAATPLVEVRNAVKEFRLPRAGGSARTLRAVDDVSFTLHRGRTLALVGESGSGKSTTARLVLRLTDPTSGHIVFDGADVTAARGARARELRRRAQLIYQNPYASLDPRFSIAEVITEPLRAFGVGDRAARRARARDLLERVALPASTLERRPAELSGGQRQRVAIARALALSPDLVVCDEPVSALDVSVQAQVLDLLAELQADTGVAYLFISHDLSVVRQIAHEVAVMRSGRIVETGTAEDLFAHPRHDYTRELLAAIPGGRHTTAASPSRKTEEHA; this is translated from the coding sequence ATGACGACCACACCGGCGGCGGCGCCGACATCGGAACCCCTGCTGGAGGTGCGGGGCCTGTCGGTGTCGTACCGCACGCGCGGCGGCACCGTACAGGCGGTGCGGGGCGTCGACCTGGACGTGTGGCCGGGTCAAGTGACCGCGGTGGTGGGCGAGTCGGGCTCCGGCAAGAGCACGACGGCGCACGCGATCGTGCGGCTCCTGGCGGCGAACGGCGGCATCGACGCCGGTACGGTCCGCTTCGGCGGGCACGACCTCACCACGCTGTCCGAGCGCGAGCTGCGTACCGTACGCGGCGCGCGGATCGGTCTGGTGCCCCAGGACCCGACGGTGTCGCTGAACCCGGTCAAGCGTGTCGGCGAGCAGGTCGCGGAGGTGCTGCGCATCCACGGGCCGGCCACCCGGCGCTCCGCCCCGGTGGACGCGATCGCCATCCTGGAGCGGGCCGGGATGCCCGACGCGGCCACCCGGGCCCGGCAGTACCCGCACGAGCTGTCCGGCGGGATGCGGCAGCGGGCGCTCATCGCGATCGCCATCGCCGGCGGCCCCCGGCTGATCGTCGCCGACGAGCCGACCAGCGCCCTGGACGTCACCGTGCAGCGGGTCATCCTCGACCATCTCCAGCACCTCACCGAGGAGTCCGGCACCGCCGTGCTGCTGGTGACCCACGACCTCGGTGTGGCGGCCGACCGGGCGCAGCGGATCGTGGTCATGTCCGAGGGCCGGGTCGTCGAGGCCGGTCCGACCCGCGACATCCTCGACGACCCACGACACGAGTACACCCGGCGGCTGCTGGCCAGCGCGCCGAGCCCGACGACGGCACGCCCCCGGGCCACGGTGACGACACCCCCGACCGCTCCCGAGGCGGCGACGCCGCTGGTGGAGGTCCGCAACGCGGTCAAGGAGTTCCGCCTGCCCCGCGCCGGCGGCTCGGCCCGCACCCTGCGCGCGGTCGACGACGTGAGCTTCACCCTCCACCGGGGCCGCACCCTGGCCCTGGTCGGTGAGTCCGGCTCCGGCAAGTCCACCACCGCCCGCCTCGTGCTCCGCCTGACCGACCCGACCTCAGGGCACATCGTGTTCGACGGAGCCGATGTCACCGCCGCGCGCGGGGCACGGGCGAGGGAACTGCGCCGACGGGCCCAGCTCATCTACCAGAACCCGTACGCCTCGCTCGATCCCCGGTTCTCCATCGCCGAGGTGATCACCGAGCCGCTGCGCGCGTTCGGGGTCGGCGACCGCGCCGCCCGGCGCGCGCGGGCCCGTGACCTGCTGGAGCGGGTGGCGCTGCCCGCCTCGACGCTGGAGCGCCGCCCGGCGGAACTCTCCGGCGGCCAGCGGCAGCGTGTCGCGATCGCCCGCGCCCTGGCGCTCTCCCCCGACCTGGTGGTGTGCGACGAGCCGGTGTCCGCGCTCGATGTGTCGGTGCAGGCCCAGGTCCTCGACCTGCTCGCCGAACTCCAGGCCGACACGGGGGTGGCGTATCTGTTCATCTCGCACGACCTGTCCGTCGTACGGCAGATCGCGCACGAGGTGGCCGTGATGCGCTCCGGCCGCATCGTCGAGACGGGCACCGCCGAGGACCTCTTCGCCCACCCTCGCCACGACTACACCCGCGAACTGCTCGCGGCGATCCCCGGCGGCCGTCACACCACGGCCGCCTCCCCTTCGCGCAAGACCGAGGAGCACGCATGA